TTAGCATTTGGCGGTAGCCTGATTTTTCGAGTACTTCTTCTACGATTTCAGTCACAGAAAGCTCTTGCTGTCGCTCACTTAATGAACGAATCATATTGTAAAATGCTTCAGCTGATGCGGCCGCCTTGCCTGTTAAGCCCATAAACACTAGCTCGCCCATCGCGTCAAAAATCGAACGGTCTTGTTCTAGTGCATAGCCAAGCATCTTATCGAATGACGTAGCACCAATTGAACGCTTTGGCTCATTAATAATGCGAGCTAACGATAAGTCGTCGTCATTGTTTGCAATTAAACGTAAATAAGCAAGTAAGTCTTTAATTTCTTTGCGGTCGTAGAATTTTGTACCTCCCACGATTTGATAGTTCATATTCGATTTCACAAGTACATCCTCGATTACACGCGACTGAGCATTTGTGCGATAAAGTATAGCAAAATCGTCTAACTTATAGTTATCCCCTTGCATCAACTTTTGTATTGTGCGCACAACGTATTGCGCTTCGTCCTGCTCATTGCCCGCCTTATAAAGCTGCACTTTTTCACCTTCAGGATTATCTGTACGTAGAACCTTTTTATAGCGATTTTTATTATTTTTAATAACGCTATTCGCTGCTTGTAAAATACGTTGTGTCGAACGGTAATTCTGCTCAAGCATAATGACTTTCGCGTCTTTGTAGTCTTTTTCAAACGATAAAATATTTGTAATATCGGCACCACGCCAACGATAAATCGATTGATCCGAATCCCCTACCACGCAAATATTGCGGAACTTTTTCGCTAGCATTTGAACTAATAAGTATTGTGTTTTGTTTGTGTCCTGATACTCATCAACATGAATATACTGGAACTTATTTTGGTAAAATTCTAATACGTCTGGCGCTTCTTTAAATAAGCGAATTGTTAGCATAATTAAATCATCAAAATCGACACTTTGATTTTGTTTTAGGCGTTTTTGATAGCCTTTATACACTTGCGCCACAATTTTTTCGAATGGATTATGCGGGTTCATATTGGTTTCGAACCCACTTGCCGTAATGCATTCATTTTTCGCGGAGCTAATCGTATTCAAAATTGCACGTGGATCGTATTTTTTCGGGTCGATATTGTCCTGCTTTAAAATGTTTTTAATAACAGTTAACTGGTCAGAGCTATCTAATATCGAGAAGCTCTTTGAGTAGCCGATACGGTCGATATTGCGACGTAAAATACGCACACACATCGAGTGGAATGTCGATACCCACATGCTTTCTGTCGTACCGTTTCCTAAAATGCCATCAATACGCTCACGCATTTCGCGCGCCGCCTTGTTTGTAAATGTAATCGCTAAGATTTTTGATGGATATACTTCACGTTCAACGACTAAATACGCGATACGGTGCGTTAGTACACGTGTTTTTCCTGAGCCAGCACCCGCCATAATCAATAGCGGGCCTTCTGTAGTTTTTACTGCTTCGGCTTGCTGTGAATTCATGCCT
This portion of the Solibacillus daqui genome encodes:
- the pcrA gene encoding DNA helicase PcrA, with the protein product MEHIAKNLLTGMNSQQAEAVKTTEGPLLIMAGAGSGKTRVLTHRIAYLVVEREVYPSKILAITFTNKAAREMRERIDGILGNGTTESMWVSTFHSMCVRILRRNIDRIGYSKSFSILDSSDQLTVIKNILKQDNIDPKKYDPRAILNTISSAKNECITASGFETNMNPHNPFEKIVAQVYKGYQKRLKQNQSVDFDDLIMLTIRLFKEAPDVLEFYQNKFQYIHVDEYQDTNKTQYLLVQMLAKKFRNICVVGDSDQSIYRWRGADITNILSFEKDYKDAKVIMLEQNYRSTQRILQAANSVIKNNKNRYKKVLRTDNPEGEKVQLYKAGNEQDEAQYVVRTIQKLMQGDNYKLDDFAILYRTNAQSRVIEDVLVKSNMNYQIVGGTKFYDRKEIKDLLAYLRLIANNDDDLSLARIINEPKRSIGATSFDKMLGYALEQDRSIFDAMGELVFMGLTGKAAASAEAFYNMIRSLSERQQELSVTEIVEEVLEKSGYRQMLKGEKSIEAESRLENIEEFLTVTQAFEARSEDQSLVAFLTDLALVADIDTLDEEEQKKGSIILMTMHAAKGLEFPIVFIIGMEENIFPHSRSLENEEEMAEERRLMYVGATRAEQRLYLTCAGSRTIFGRTGYNAPSRFLREIDEEVIEQVTRSNANSYRDSSLPFSSNRYDRARSLGEIQKPSSQISRLNSTGGNQFDWKVGDKASHGKWGIGMVVSVKGEGDGMELDIAFPAPTGIKRLLAKFAPITKA